The genomic stretch CCTGAATTATGAATGTGACTCTTCAACATAGCAGAATAAACTTTCCAGGATGATGACCTTTTCAATAAATCATCTGAGATAATCGGATacccaaatgggagaaaatataatttgactCTGACCTCATGCTGTATATAAAAATCAAGTCCAAAGAGAttcatatagaaataaaaaataatggagacTTTAGATGGAAACACGGGAGAATATCTTCATAATGAAGAAGTATGCAAATATCTCTTAGGACACAAACAAcataatcataaagaaaaaaataaattggactatATTAAAATTAGTAACTTCTATTTCTCAAAAGACAccaataagaaagtgaaaagtcaaCACCCAGAGGAGATATTTGTCATGTATACATGAAAATCATTCTGAAAAACTAAAGTTGAAACCATGCAAAACCTAGAACCCCCAAATTCTACtactaaatatatattcaaccaaaatgtgtatgtatgttctCTAAGAGGCTGTATAAGAATATTTGTATCATCATCTAAATGGCTATCAACAGAACAGATGAAGTGTGGTATATCCATCAGTAGAGTATAAGCAACAACATcactctctgcctcctgctcctctctctgtcctatCCTTGCCCCTGAGGATTTGGAGTGTCTATTGTAGTTATCCCATGCCCATATCAGCATCATGGTGGGTACGcgtgaggagggaggagagagataaCTTGTCTCTCACGTCTCAGGTCTCCAGATTGAGAAGGACAATGAACAGGGAAGTGAATCTAAGGAAACACATTTTCACCAGGACCTCGTTTCGACACAAGATCTTGGATACTGACCTGATGTTCCAATGCAATGAAATTCTGAGCTTTGAGGGAAGGAGTGAATTGATTTTGAATGTgagaagaatttaaataatttcaggtGGTGGTAAATTACAGAAAGCCAAAagttatttgctattctttttatgGACAGATGGAGCTTAATTTCTTTCCCTTAGTCACTGGCTTGGCCTTCGTGACTTCTTTGATCTATAGAAGGTAGTGAAAATGAGATTCTAGGATTTTCAAAGCTAGGTTTTATGAAAATCATGCAGTTTTCACCTTGATCTCTTAAAATGTTTGCTGTCAAGAGGCCCCCTTTCAGAACCCTGCTGCCAGTGCTGTGAGCAGCCCACATGATTTGGAAAGGCCAGGCACAGGTGCACAGACCTGTGCACTGGAAAATGCATGAGTTATTAAAAAATAGTCCTGATAAAACTAGCTATTGTGAGTAATTAAAAGTAGATCTTTTTATTTCACTATACCACAACATAAATTGcaagtaaattaaaatttgggttgatgggcattaaggagggcacttgttatgattaacactgggtattatatttaagggatgaatcactaaattctactcctgaaaggaatgctacactgtatgttaagtaacttgaatttaaataaaatattgcaagaaaaaaggagaaaaaattttaaatgtactgtttaaaatttagaagaaataacTAAATGACATTTTCCTGTTATGTAAGATGGAAAGACTTTTCAGTATAAAAGTAATGGAAAAAATCACAAAGCCACATATCTGTCAATTTTGactataaaaaacatttttaaaaagttgtagaCGTCTTGGAATGGCAAGGACAGAAAACAACacccataaaatattttcatttgttttattgccTCTAACATCCATTTTAAAACCCCACAAATATCCCAGTAGATAAAGGAGAAACATATTAATAGGATAATTTGGGGAATAATTAACCATGGTTAAAAAGCAGATGAAACAAATAGTCAATCTCACTAGTAACCAGAGACATGTGAGTTagaaaaatgagattattttctatCTGTGGAATTGTTGACGATTAAAACCAGTAATGATACTAGGACAAAGTGTGGTTAAGAACATGGATTCTAGGGTCATGCAGACTTAGGTTGGAATTCTACCACCTTCATTTagtagttgtgtgaccttggtcaagtcgTTATCTTCCCTGGACctctgtttcatcatctgtaaaatgggaataataatagttccTGTATCTAAGCTTCCTGTATTACTTGAGATTGTGTAATGAAAGTgttcaataatattaataacagtaTCAATTCAAtagtattaataaaaatacaggagataaaacatttttagcaGCTTCTGTGTATCAGACATTATGGTTGGTGTGCTCTATATAGGCTGCCTCATTTAGTTGAGAGTTTAGGACTTGAGGAGGTTGCTCTACATTAGAATTACTTTGTTTAGGAAAATCACCAACAGAAATCATTACAATTTATATTTCTGACACTTCCCTCGATGCAATTTTGCTTAGAGTATGGGACAGAAATTCAACTGTCCAGTGTATAGGTACAATTTCCTAGGGACCTGCTGGTCAGGCTGAAGTGCACTGTATCCCAGCAAGAGGCCTCAGGATCACACTCCTGAGACCGACATCTGAGCTTAACTCTGGGAAATATTTGCcctcagttctcccagcatccaGCCAGAGTTGGCTGGAGGAAAGTCTGCACAGTGACACTGAGGTTGGCTCTAATGAGCACTTTGGGAGATGTTTTCAAGAAGCCTTTAAAACCCTAAGAAAGTCTCTTGTCTTCTCAGGCTTGGGGAAGCTGTAAAGGAATCATACACTCCATGTTCCTAATGAACTCTGGACTCAATAGACACAAACTCTGCTGACTGAGTCTTAAAGATCCTAGAAACTTCCTCATTGTGAATTATCCAtccaggagaaagaaatggaaaatctgaagatGCCGGACACTGATCCATGCTCTCACAGTTGAGAATCTACAAGgggcaggacacacacacacacacacacacacacacacttcccaacACAACAACTAGGCAGAAGTTTCCTGGGTAGATGAGCTGACTCTCCACCTAAGATCAGAAGTCACTCTACGAACCAAAGAACAAATAGAGGATTAACTATTCACAGAAACGTCTAAGGCCGTAGTTTTTACAAGGCCAATATGGAATGAGCTCTCACACCAGCTCTCTCTAAATCCCAGGGGAGCAGAACAGAGTGGCTACTTTCAAGCCCAGAGAACCAGAGCCTGattccttccatcttccttcctcTGATGAAAAGTAAATATTGGAGAAATATGGTACAATTGTAGGGGTAAaggcacaggctctggagtcaggcacACCTGCATTTGAATGTCATTTACTAGCTATCTGATCTTGAATACATCAAATATCTCTGAAGCTCAGTGTCATCATTTACAAAGATAGTAGCACCTATGTCATGGCCttttgaagaataaaagaatGCCATGAAGATGTCTGGTATTTAACCAGTCTCTACAAATAGGAGCTGATCATGATGAGAGGCCAGGAGAACTGAAATATCAGTTCCTAGAGTGAATACAGGTACaaagaagcagaagaggaagaggacagTGACAAAGAAGAGACAGTGATCATGGGGTGGGTGTGGCCCCCTTCCTGTttgtggagaggaggagaggcgGTAGATGGGACATCACAGATACTCACTGCCCTTAGCCCACATACCCTGTGGCCCCAGTTAGGGAAGGGCATAGGGAAGGGAGCTAAATGGTGCAGTCAAGTTCTAGGGATTGGGGAGGCTAGTAGAGAGGAGGCTATTTTGTCTAattggtgagtgtgtgtgtgtgtgtgtgtgtgtgtgtgtgtgtgtgttgggggagaggCATCAAAGGAAATTATCAATCACCAAACATTAATGACTTTTCCAATCATGCCTTCAAGGATATGCTCAATTCTTAGCTCCTCCAATAGCCTACACTGACTTCTCTAGTCAAACTGATCTCTTCCCTGGACCCCATTtaaaccaaaagcacaatctgCATTTGTATGGATATTATCTTGCCTGTTTCTATGTCCTGTGGGTATTTTCTTACATGTCCAATGAGATCCAAGATTCTCATTGTCAAGGTCCATTTATTATCCCCTTTTTCCCCAATATAGTTCTGGCTACACAGATACATCTGTGGTTGATCTAATAATTAAATACTAACACAGGGAATATCTGAACAGATAACAAGAACTACAGGGATGGGAAAACCAAGCAGAGTGAACCAAACTATTTCAGACTTCTTCCTTCTAGGACTCTCTGAGCAGCCAGAGGAGCAATCTCTCCTATTTGGCGTTTTCCTGGGCATGTACCTGTTCACCATGACAGGGAACCTGCTCATCATCCTGGTCATCAGCTCTGACCCACACCTTCATActcccatgtacttcttcctggcaAACTTATCATTAACTGATGTCTGTTTCACCTCTGCTTCAATACCCAAAATGCTGGCCAACATTCATACCCAGAGTTGGACCATCTCCCATTCTGGTTGCCTTGCACAGCTGTATCTCCTTCTTGTGTTTGGTGGCCTTGACAACTGCCTTCTGGCTGTGATGGCATATGACCACTATGTGATCATCTGTCAGCTACTCCATTACAGCACAGCTATGAGTCCCCAACTTTGTGCACTAATGCTGGGTGCTAACCAACTGCCCATGTGCTGGGTGCTAACCAACTGCCCTGCCCTGGTGGACACACTGCTGCTGACCCATGTGGTCTTCTGTGCCCACAAAGCCATCCCTCACTTCTACTGTGATCCCAGTGCTCTACTGAAGCTTGCCTGCTCAGATACCCGCATTAGTGAGCTGATGATCATCACCATGGGCCTGATGTTCCTCACGGTTCCCCTCATGCTGATTGTCCTCTTCTATGTCTGCATTTCCTGGGCTATGTTTGGCATCTCATCTCCTGGAGGGTGCTAGAAAGCCTTCTCTACCTGTGGTTCTCACCTCACAGTGGTTCTGCTCTTCTATGGATCTCTTATGGGTATTTATTTCCTCCATCAACTCACTCTGCAGAGAGTCAAAGCAGGGATGCCATTCTCTATGGTGATTATCCCCATGCtaaatccattcatctatagctTGAGGAACAGAGACATGAAGGAAGCCTTGTGTAAACTATTTGGCAATTGAAAAACATTCCTCTCACCATGACGTTGATGCCTGGTCCTGGTATCCTGAGCAACCCTGCCCTCCATCATTTTGGTGATTTCACCACTCTCAGACTGATTTTTAAGGGAAGGTTATCAGGTAACTCCGGGTTAGGGGCACAACAAAAAGGAGATTCTCACTCATTTATTTGGCTTTAGAATGAGATGTTCTGTCTCAGGCTCTCTCTAGATCTCAGTGCTAAGGGAAGGCAAGACACCATTCTCCCTTCTCATCTCTAAAACCAGAGTATTAGCCAGAGTGAACTAAAGTATATGACATACGCTCTGGATTCAAGTACCCCTACTCTTGGGGACTATGGCACAGGGTGAAGGTATGAGAATacaaacatgtattgagtatTTACAAGTTTCCTCATTGTTCTTCACATCAGTTCTTTGAGGCAGGGTTGTGAAAAGTATGACTCAATGTAAATAACTTCCCCAAACCAGGTAAGTTTGATTCTAATACTCATCCTCTTTCTACTATACCACATTGTGGAGATCATGATAAATATTGAATGATTGTCATAGGAGATGaagaattaaattaatatatattttatggtatttccttaatatttcatttctttaactcAAGAACACTCCTTTCTGTTATTGTAATGGCTGATGAAACAGAGTCAATATTTATGTattcctactgtgtgccaacTTTGTACTAAAGTATCCAGTttattttctgggttctttaataaaatatccaaaatgcaaacacaaaactataaatcaTGTGTGCTGGAAATTTTAGAGCAATAATTTGAGGAAAGGTAGTCTGGTGGAAATGGGTGTTCTGAGAAGTCACAAGCTTAACAGAGGTTATATTTTTGCAGTGGGGTTACaggttactatttttttttatatccacaTGTTTCAAATGAGGGTATTTTTAGAACTATGAATGAAATTTGAGAGTTggcaaaaaaaatattacaatgaTTAGAAAGTCACCCCAGAGAGATAAAGAAGCACCTAAAAACAGGGCTCTCCAAAGACTCAAAGTCCAGTTCATCCTTgatcaagttttttaaaaaggagggtgTGACTTTTTGATGTCTTCTACAACAGATCGTGCTTTGAAAGGAAGATGATTATACAAGAAGATTGCACCTGTGTGCGTTTCCCTTTGGccatcctcccttctctccatcccttctTCTTAGATAGAAGAGGTGGAAATAACATGACAACCAGGGAAACCAGACCAGACCATCCTGGCCTTGAAGTAGGTTACGTGCCCTGACCACAGCAATCTACTACTGCAATTTCTAGTAGGAAAGCAGAGGTTTAAAAAATcaacctttggggcacctgggtggctcagtcggttgagtgtccgacttcggctcaggtcatgatatcacagctgttgagttccagccccgcgtcaggctctgtgctgacagcttggagcctggggcctgcttctgattctgtatctccctctctctctctgcccctgacacactcacattctgtctctgtctctctcaagagtgaataaacattaaaaaaaatttttttttaatcaaccttTGTGTTTGTCGGTAATATCCCTTTTTTTCTGAGCCAATTTCTTACCTGTAATACCACCACCTCTGCCCTCCAGGCACCCAAATACACCATACTGTTTACTATCTATTCAGTCTGTTCTCTGCCCTGTATTAATAGGCTATCCTAGCAATCAAACTCCCATTCCTGGAGAGTTAAACCAAATATCATTATATCTCTTAAAAGACATGCACTCAATTGGCGAGTAAGGTTCACTCTTCCACAGGACCATTTACACTTTTGAAGGTGATCTTCTTAAACCAAATGGACTCAAATGGATAGGATATTTCTGGAGATATTTCTGAGTCCAGAAATTTTAGGTGCAGGTATATAGGTGAATAGATATGGTTATACCTTATCTGTTTCTCCTAGTCTCATGTTCTCAACTATATTTGCCCCTTATAAGACTCAGAAAATAACCAGAATATTGTTTAGGCAGGGGTAGTGACTTGGTAAAGGACAgcataaatattgtaaataaagactccataaattaaaaagtcactggtgctttacttttttttcagaaggtatatttgctttatttgtcattttaaaaccTATATtcaaactttaatatattttaattaggtaaagtatttcttttatatacaaaaatttaGAGACTttatgtcatatctaagaatcccACTATATATCCTGTGGGATATAGATAGCTAATTA from Panthera uncia isolate 11264 chromosome D4, Puncia_PCG_1.0, whole genome shotgun sequence encodes the following:
- the LOC125921057 gene encoding LOW QUALITY PROTEIN: olfactory receptor 1N2-like (The sequence of the model RefSeq protein was modified relative to this genomic sequence to represent the inferred CDS: inserted 3 bases in 2 codons; substituted 1 base at 1 genomic stop codon) → MGKPSRVNQTISDFFLLGLSEQPEEQSLLFGVFLGMYLFTMTGNLLIILVISSDPHLHTPMYFFLANLSLTDVCFTSASIPKMLANIHTQSWTISHSGCLAQLYLLLVFGGLDNCLLAVMAYDHYVIICQLLHYSTAMSPQLCALMLGANQLPMCWVLTNCPALVDTLLLTHVVFCAHKAIPHFYCDPSALLKLACSDTRISELMIITMGLMFLTVPLMLIVLFYVCISWAMFGISSPGGCXKAFSTCGSHLTVVLLFYGSLMGIYXPPSTHSAESQSRDAILYXVIIPMLNPFIYSLRNRDMKEALCKLFGN